The Pseudarthrobacter sulfonivorans genome includes a window with the following:
- a CDS encoding carbohydrate ABC transporter permease, which produces MTPPRSAARNAGRAPGAREKFSDWANRHRKWLFAAPAMAFVGVLIIFPLAWTLYLSLTDSQGSVRAATEFIGLENYLTVLSDVERFWPAVGRTLTFTGIALVCEVALGMGIALLLWRPFRGEKWVRVAILLPLVATPVAVGMMWRLIFDPNIGFANQLLAAVGIPAQPWLSGQDTALGTTIFMDVWQWTPMVVLILLAGLTSLSEEPDEAARMDGANAFQRFFFITLPLMMPTVIVAILLRGIDALKTFDILYATKGKGGGSFHEVETLNVYAYGLSFDYNQYGLSSAVLILFFIIIIGSMWLLTMRKKAVSK; this is translated from the coding sequence ATGACTCCTCCCCGCAGCGCAGCCCGGAACGCAGGTCGTGCTCCCGGTGCCCGCGAAAAATTCTCTGACTGGGCCAACCGGCACCGCAAATGGCTCTTCGCAGCCCCGGCGATGGCCTTCGTCGGCGTCCTGATCATCTTTCCGCTGGCCTGGACGCTGTACCTGAGCCTCACCGATTCGCAGGGCTCCGTCCGGGCAGCCACCGAATTCATCGGCCTGGAAAACTACCTGACGGTCCTGTCCGACGTCGAGCGCTTCTGGCCCGCTGTGGGCCGCACACTCACCTTCACCGGCATTGCACTGGTGTGCGAAGTGGCGCTGGGCATGGGCATCGCCCTGCTGCTGTGGCGGCCCTTCCGCGGCGAAAAGTGGGTCCGCGTGGCCATCCTGCTGCCGCTCGTGGCAACCCCGGTAGCCGTCGGCATGATGTGGCGGCTGATCTTCGACCCCAACATCGGGTTCGCGAACCAGCTGCTCGCCGCTGTGGGCATCCCCGCCCAGCCCTGGCTCTCCGGCCAGGACACCGCGCTCGGCACCACCATCTTCATGGACGTGTGGCAGTGGACCCCCATGGTGGTCCTGATCCTGCTCGCCGGCCTGACCTCCCTCTCCGAGGAGCCCGACGAAGCGGCCCGCATGGACGGCGCCAACGCGTTCCAGCGTTTCTTCTTCATCACGCTGCCCCTGATGATGCCCACCGTGATTGTGGCCATCCTGCTCCGGGGCATCGACGCCCTGAAGACCTTCGACATCCTGTACGCCACCAAGGGCAAGGGCGGCGGGTCCTTCCACGAGGTGGAGACCCTGAACGTCTACGCCTATGGGCTGAGCTTCGACTACAACCAGTACGGGCTGTCCTCCGCGGTGCTGATCCTGTTCTTCATCATCATCATCGGCTCCATGTGGCTGCTGACCATGCGCAAGAAAGCGGTAAGCAAATGA
- a CDS encoding carbohydrate ABC transporter permease — translation MTVLNENTETQTSAGQPRQPRPVRRPKKPLGTRAYKVFRVAALIAVVLFLVAPLFWMLLASLKTNVDIYDTAKSFIFSPTFENYANVLQRNNYFVFIFNSFWVAFVSTALSLVLGVPAAYAMSRFTMHRSALVVLMARVIPGVSLLVPWYYVFSNLKMVGGFEVLILSHMFVALPLIVYIMMSYFDSLPLELEESAQVDGLTPIGAFQRITLPLSVAGMATAGILSFIFSWNNFMFALVLSGSKTKTLPVAIFDFVSYASIDWGGLMAAATVVTIPIMIIALFTQKYIVSGMTAGATKG, via the coding sequence ATGACCGTCCTGAACGAAAACACCGAAACCCAAACGTCCGCCGGGCAACCCCGGCAGCCCCGGCCGGTCCGCCGCCCGAAGAAGCCCCTCGGCACCCGCGCCTACAAGGTCTTCCGCGTCGCGGCCCTGATCGCCGTGGTGCTGTTCCTGGTCGCGCCGCTGTTCTGGATGCTGCTGGCCTCGCTGAAGACCAACGTGGACATCTACGACACCGCCAAATCGTTCATCTTCAGCCCCACGTTCGAGAACTACGCTAACGTGCTGCAGCGCAACAACTACTTCGTCTTCATCTTCAACAGCTTCTGGGTGGCCTTTGTCTCCACGGCCCTCTCGCTGGTGCTGGGCGTCCCGGCCGCGTACGCCATGAGCCGCTTCACCATGCACCGCTCAGCCCTGGTGGTCCTGATGGCCCGCGTCATCCCGGGTGTCTCCCTGCTGGTGCCCTGGTACTACGTGTTCTCCAACCTGAAAATGGTGGGCGGGTTCGAGGTACTGATCCTCAGCCACATGTTCGTTGCCCTGCCGCTGATCGTCTACATCATGATGAGCTACTTCGATTCACTCCCGCTGGAACTGGAGGAATCGGCCCAGGTGGACGGACTCACCCCCATCGGCGCGTTCCAGCGCATCACGCTGCCGCTGTCCGTGGCCGGCATGGCCACCGCAGGCATCCTGTCCTTCATCTTCTCGTGGAACAACTTCATGTTCGCCCTGGTGCTCTCCGGGTCCAAGACCAAGACGCTGCCGGTGGCCATCTTCGACTTCGTCTCCTACGCCAGCATCGACTGGGGCGGACTCATGGCGGCCGCCACCGTGGTGACCATCCCCATCATGATCATTGCGCTCTTCACGCAGAAGTACATCGTCTCCGGCATGACCGCCGGAGCTACCAAGGGCTAG
- the dgoD gene encoding galactonate dehydratase codes for MTLISRIETFLVAPRWLFVRIETESGIVGWGEATCEGRSETVRTAVGQLSELLIGNDALRIEDHWQVMTKGSFYRGGPILASAVSGLDQALWDIAGKHFNTPVHQLLGGHVRDRIRMYGWVGGDEPNEVADQISAQLEVGLTAVKMNASGRMSPVASVAEIDGVVRRVAAAREVLGDHRDVAVDFHGRFSLANARRVAPLLEPYRPFFLEEPVVPENTHLLREFTSSTTTPVSTGERLYSRQEFLPALQAGIAVAQPDLSHAGGITEVRKIASLAEIYDVQLAPHCPLGPLALAACLQVGFATPNFLIQEQSIGIHYNKGAEVLDYVVDKSPLKFVDGHIERLTGPGLGIEIDEAVVRAADKRGHAWRGPVWRHSDGAFAEW; via the coding sequence ATGACACTCATCAGCAGAATAGAAACCTTCCTCGTCGCGCCGCGGTGGCTGTTTGTCCGAATCGAGACCGAGAGCGGGATTGTCGGCTGGGGCGAGGCAACCTGCGAGGGGCGCAGCGAAACGGTCCGCACCGCCGTCGGCCAGCTCTCGGAGCTGCTGATCGGCAACGACGCCCTCCGGATCGAAGACCACTGGCAGGTCATGACCAAGGGTTCCTTCTACCGCGGCGGACCCATCCTGGCCAGTGCCGTCTCCGGGCTGGACCAGGCCCTCTGGGACATCGCGGGCAAGCACTTCAACACCCCCGTACACCAGCTCCTGGGTGGCCACGTCCGCGACAGGATCCGGATGTACGGCTGGGTGGGCGGGGACGAGCCGAACGAAGTGGCGGACCAGATCAGCGCCCAGCTGGAAGTGGGCCTGACCGCCGTCAAGATGAATGCCAGCGGCCGGATGAGCCCCGTCGCCTCGGTGGCCGAGATCGACGGCGTCGTCCGCCGTGTTGCCGCTGCCCGCGAGGTGCTGGGGGACCACCGCGACGTCGCGGTGGACTTCCATGGCCGCTTCAGCCTGGCCAACGCCCGCCGGGTGGCGCCGCTGCTGGAACCGTACCGGCCGTTCTTCCTCGAAGAACCGGTGGTTCCGGAAAACACGCACCTGCTGCGCGAATTCACCTCTTCAACCACGACGCCGGTTTCCACCGGTGAGCGGCTCTACAGCCGGCAGGAATTCCTGCCCGCTCTGCAGGCTGGCATCGCCGTGGCCCAGCCTGACCTCTCGCACGCCGGCGGCATCACCGAGGTCCGCAAGATCGCTTCGCTGGCGGAAATCTACGACGTCCAACTGGCCCCGCACTGCCCTCTGGGGCCGCTGGCGCTGGCAGCGTGCCTGCAGGTGGGCTTCGCAACGCCCAACTTCCTGATCCAGGAACAGAGCATCGGCATCCACTACAACAAGGGCGCCGAAGTCCTGGACTACGTCGTGGACAAGTCCCCGCTGAAGTTCGTGGACGGCCACATCGAACGGCTGACCGGTCCCGGCCTCGGCATTGAAATCGACGAGGCCGTGGTCCGCGCGGCGGACAAGCGCGGCCACGCCTGGCGCGGGCCGGTCTGGCGCCACTCGGACGGAGCATTTGCAGAATGGTGA
- a CDS encoding bifunctional 4-hydroxy-2-oxoglutarate aldolase/2-dehydro-3-deoxy-phosphogluconate aldolase: MTDSADVSDSTDITPESLLAGIRESRLVGIVRGTDGKAAAQAALAAMAEGFRFVEIALTTPGALDAIREVRAAAPAGCYVGGGTVLTGQDVDDVAEAGGQFMVTPSLAASIQESARQGIPVLAGSLTPSEAYEAMSRGATAIKLFPASIGGPGYLKALRDPFPGIPFIAVGGVGIDEAAGYWEAGAIAVGLGGPLFGDAGSGGDLAPMRGRARAFVDLADSFARRTAAAAAATAAATAAAGVR, from the coding sequence ATGACTGACAGCGCTGACGTTTCTGACAGCACGGACATCACGCCCGAAAGCCTGCTGGCCGGAATCCGGGAGTCGCGGCTCGTGGGAATCGTGCGCGGCACCGACGGCAAGGCCGCGGCGCAGGCCGCCCTCGCCGCGATGGCGGAAGGGTTCAGGTTCGTCGAGATCGCACTGACCACGCCGGGGGCGCTGGATGCCATCCGCGAGGTCCGCGCCGCCGCACCGGCGGGCTGCTACGTCGGCGGCGGAACCGTCCTGACCGGGCAGGACGTGGACGACGTCGCCGAGGCCGGCGGCCAGTTTATGGTCACGCCGTCCCTGGCCGCATCCATCCAGGAATCGGCGCGGCAGGGAATCCCGGTCCTGGCCGGTTCCCTGACGCCCAGCGAGGCGTACGAAGCGATGAGCCGCGGGGCCACAGCCATCAAGCTCTTCCCCGCATCCATCGGCGGCCCGGGCTACCTCAAGGCGCTGCGCGATCCCTTCCCCGGGATCCCGTTCATCGCGGTGGGCGGTGTGGGCATTGACGAAGCGGCGGGTTACTGGGAAGCCGGCGCGATCGCCGTCGGGCTTGGCGGGCCGCTGTTCGGTGATGCCGGCTCCGGCGGAGACCTGGCCCCGATGCGGGGGCGTGCCCGCGCCTTTGTGGACCTGGCGGACTCCTTTGCCCGCCGGACGGCCGCAGCGGCTGCAGCGACCGCCGCAGCAACCGCCGCTGCGGGCGTGCGGTGA
- a CDS encoding sugar kinase encodes MIAAVDLLTFGESMVSLRSAGPLSAGGSLAMHVAGAESNVAVGVARLGHTVTWAGAVGADPHGEFILRQLRSEGIGTQCRVDPSRSTGVMFLEQRTADVTRAFYYRAGSAGSTVSRDDVDSALAAGPRVLHLTGITPALSPEARKAFEYAAECAAADGVLVSLDVNYRSRLWTRDEARAVLGPIARHADILIASDDELDLVASAALSGSDSLGYDDAETALAASLLEQGVGEVVVKRGSAGAGVHTASGRFEAPAVAVTSIDTVGAGDAFTAGYLSALLDGEDVAGRLQRGAVMGAFAVSTAGDWEGLPSRAELAMLGATASGTTQR; translated from the coding sequence GTGATCGCCGCCGTCGACCTTCTGACCTTCGGCGAATCCATGGTGTCGCTGCGGTCAGCCGGGCCGCTGTCCGCCGGCGGCAGCCTGGCCATGCACGTGGCCGGTGCTGAATCGAACGTCGCCGTGGGCGTCGCGCGGCTGGGACACACAGTCACGTGGGCCGGTGCAGTTGGCGCCGATCCGCACGGCGAATTCATCCTGCGGCAGCTCCGCTCCGAGGGCATCGGGACGCAGTGCCGGGTGGATCCGTCCCGCAGCACGGGCGTGATGTTCCTCGAACAGCGGACCGCGGACGTCACCCGGGCCTTCTACTACCGCGCCGGTTCGGCCGGTTCCACCGTCAGCCGGGACGACGTGGACAGTGCCCTCGCTGCCGGACCGCGCGTGCTGCACCTGACCGGCATCACCCCCGCCCTCAGCCCGGAAGCCCGGAAGGCGTTTGAATACGCTGCCGAGTGCGCCGCAGCCGACGGAGTGTTGGTCTCCCTCGACGTTAATTACCGCAGCAGGCTCTGGACCCGGGACGAGGCCCGCGCCGTGCTGGGCCCCATCGCGCGGCACGCCGACATCCTGATAGCGTCCGACGACGAACTGGACCTAGTGGCGTCCGCCGCCTTGAGCGGCTCCGATTCCCTGGGGTACGACGACGCCGAAACTGCGCTCGCTGCCTCGTTGCTGGAGCAAGGGGTCGGGGAAGTCGTGGTCAAGCGGGGATCCGCCGGCGCCGGCGTCCACACCGCCTCCGGGCGGTTCGAGGCGCCCGCCGTCGCGGTGACAAGCATTGATACCGTGGGCGCGGGGGACGCCTTCACCGCCGGCTACCTCTCTGCCCTGCTCGACGGCGAGGATGTTGCCGGCCGCCTGCAACGCGGCGCCGTTATGGGAGCCTTCGCCGTCAGCACCGCCGGCGACTGGGAGGGCCTGCCCAGCCGCGCCGAGCTCGCCATGCTGGGCGCCACCGCCAGCGGAACCACCCAGCGGTAG
- a CDS encoding helix-turn-helix transcriptional regulator, whose amino-acid sequence MGDVRADIKEFLSSRRARISPEEAGLPAYGGNRRVAGLRREEVAMLAGVSVDYYVRLERGNLAGASDSVLDALARTLKLDEAEREHLFDLARAAGPARRSRSKPSGTVRPEVQQVLDAMADAPAWVRNGRHDILAANRMGRALYAPVFKSAHRPVNTTRFTYLDPAAREFWRDYDQIANDAAAMLRLEAGRHPHDPDLIRLVGELSTQSELFRDRWASRDVVFHRSGLKRLHHPVVGDLDLNYQSMELPSEPGLVLNVYTAPAGSPTADALQLLASWAATHDDAFAEPAPTAKHPQ is encoded by the coding sequence ATGGGAGACGTGCGCGCGGACATAAAGGAGTTTCTAAGTTCCAGGCGGGCGCGGATTTCGCCCGAGGAAGCCGGGTTGCCTGCGTACGGCGGGAACCGGCGGGTCGCCGGCCTGAGGCGTGAGGAAGTGGCGATGCTGGCCGGTGTGTCCGTGGACTACTACGTGCGCCTGGAACGCGGCAACCTCGCCGGGGCTTCCGATAGCGTGCTGGATGCCCTCGCCCGCACGCTGAAGCTGGACGAAGCCGAGCGGGAGCATCTTTTTGACCTCGCCCGCGCCGCCGGGCCGGCTCGCAGGAGCCGCAGTAAGCCGTCCGGTACTGTCCGCCCTGAAGTCCAGCAGGTCCTCGATGCAATGGCTGACGCGCCGGCGTGGGTCCGCAACGGCCGCCATGACATCCTGGCTGCAAACCGGATGGGGCGGGCACTTTACGCACCCGTGTTCAAAAGTGCGCACCGGCCCGTGAACACCACCCGGTTTACGTACCTTGACCCGGCGGCCCGGGAGTTCTGGCGCGATTACGATCAGATCGCCAACGATGCCGCAGCGATGCTCCGGCTTGAAGCAGGCCGCCACCCGCACGACCCCGACCTGATCCGGCTCGTTGGCGAGCTGTCCACGCAGAGCGAGCTGTTCAGGGACCGGTGGGCTTCCCGGGACGTGGTCTTCCACCGCAGCGGGCTCAAACGGCTGCATCACCCGGTGGTGGGTGACCTCGACTTGAACTACCAGTCCATGGAGCTGCCCAGCGAGCCGGGCCTGGTGCTGAACGTCTACACCGCACCGGCGGGCTCCCCGACGGCTGATGCCTTGCAGCTTTTGGCCTCCTGGGCTGCCACGCACGATGACGCGTTCGCCGAACCAGCACCTACGGCCAAGCACCCGCAGTAG
- a CDS encoding (R)-mandelonitrile lyase has translation MSTHRQPKTATVKGPADWFTGDVYFNAYYSGQQPSRARLNLVRFTPGAHTAWHKHAVGQTLHVTEGIGYVQSRGEELIELQPGDTVYTPASEWHWHGATEGNFMCHLALWEAPVDSDEAETVWGAKLTADEYPSTK, from the coding sequence ATGAGCACACATAGGCAACCGAAGACCGCCACCGTCAAGGGACCCGCTGACTGGTTTACCGGCGATGTCTACTTCAACGCTTACTACTCCGGCCAGCAACCGTCCCGCGCCCGGCTGAATCTTGTGCGCTTCACTCCTGGCGCGCACACAGCGTGGCACAAGCACGCCGTCGGGCAGACCCTGCACGTCACGGAAGGCATCGGATACGTGCAATCGCGCGGGGAAGAGCTGATCGAGCTGCAGCCCGGCGATACCGTCTACACGCCCGCGAGTGAGTGGCACTGGCACGGCGCGACGGAAGGCAACTTCATGTGCCACCTCGCCCTGTGGGAAGCGCCCGTGGACAGCGACGAGGCCGAAACAGTCTGGGGTGCCAAGCTCACGGCCGACGAATACCCCTCGACGAAGTAG
- a CDS encoding oxidoreductase produces the protein MTTWLITGCSTGLGRALAQTVLANGHNAVVTARNVTAVEDIAVAYPDTALPLQLDVTNTAEISAVVEQARARFGGIDVLVNNAGYGYRAAVEEADDADIRQLFDTNFFGAVSMIKAVLPGMRANRAGSILNISSIGARISPAGSGYYSASKAALEGLSGSLHKELKPLGISVTVIEPGAFRTDFAGRSLTQSATPIGDYAETAGKRRKENDTMHGTQPGDPAKAAEAILAVAESPNPPALMVLGNDAFDLFAAVAQAERTQLDQWRDVSLSTGIGADQR, from the coding sequence ATGACTACCTGGCTCATCACAGGCTGCTCCACCGGACTCGGGCGCGCACTCGCCCAAACCGTGCTCGCCAACGGCCACAACGCCGTCGTCACCGCCCGCAACGTCACCGCCGTGGAAGACATCGCGGTTGCCTACCCGGACACCGCCCTTCCCCTTCAGCTCGACGTCACCAACACCGCCGAGATCAGCGCGGTTGTCGAGCAGGCCAGGGCACGCTTCGGCGGCATCGACGTGCTGGTCAACAACGCCGGCTACGGTTACCGTGCCGCGGTTGAAGAAGCGGACGACGCCGACATCCGGCAATTGTTCGACACTAACTTTTTCGGCGCCGTCAGCATGATCAAAGCCGTCCTCCCCGGAATGCGCGCCAACAGGGCCGGGTCCATCCTGAACATCTCCTCCATCGGGGCGCGCATCTCACCGGCCGGATCCGGATACTACTCCGCCAGCAAGGCAGCCCTGGAGGGCCTGTCCGGCTCCCTCCACAAGGAATTGAAGCCACTCGGGATCAGCGTCACCGTCATCGAGCCCGGCGCGTTCCGGACCGACTTCGCCGGCCGCTCGCTGACCCAGTCAGCGACGCCGATCGGGGACTACGCGGAGACAGCCGGGAAGCGCCGCAAGGAAAATGACACGATGCACGGCACGCAACCGGGCGACCCTGCCAAGGCGGCGGAAGCCATCCTGGCGGTCGCCGAAAGCCCCAACCCGCCAGCCCTGATGGTGCTGGGCAACGACGCGTTTGACCTGTTCGCCGCCGTCGCGCAGGCCGAGCGCACCCAGCTGGATCAATGGCGGGACGTCAGCCTCAGCACCGGCATCGGAGCAGACCAACGATGA
- a CDS encoding zinc-dependent alcohol dehydrogenase family protein, which produces MRATMMYGAGDVRVENVPDPVIQNPTDAIVRIVNSCICGSDLHPYHGMPSSRQGSPMGHEFIGVVEETGKDVSTLKKGDFVIAPFAWSDGTCVFCREGLQTSCRHGGFWASNGIGGAQAEAVRVPFADGTLVQVPVGEDSELLPSLLTLSDVYGTGYHAAIKAGVNARTTVTVIGDGAVGLMAVLSAKQLGAEQIILMGRHKARTDLGIEYGATDVVAERGEAGIEKVRELSGGDGTHTVLECVGHRPAYDQALGVIRPGGVISRVGVPQYEDAPIGFGSMFGPNITLTGGPAPVRAYIETLLPGVLDGTVNPGKVFDRTISLNDVPDGYRAMDSREALKVLVRP; this is translated from the coding sequence ATGCGAGCAACCATGATGTATGGCGCCGGCGACGTGCGCGTGGAGAACGTGCCCGATCCCGTCATCCAGAATCCGACCGACGCCATCGTGCGGATCGTCAATTCCTGTATCTGCGGCTCCGACCTGCACCCCTACCACGGCATGCCCTCGTCCCGGCAGGGCAGCCCCATGGGCCACGAGTTCATCGGCGTCGTCGAGGAAACAGGCAAGGACGTGTCCACTCTGAAGAAGGGCGACTTCGTCATCGCCCCGTTCGCCTGGTCCGACGGGACCTGCGTCTTTTGCCGCGAAGGCCTGCAGACGTCCTGCCGCCACGGCGGGTTCTGGGCCTCGAACGGAATCGGCGGCGCCCAGGCCGAGGCCGTCCGCGTCCCGTTCGCCGACGGCACGCTGGTCCAGGTCCCGGTGGGTGAGGACAGCGAGCTGCTGCCCTCGCTCCTGACCCTCTCTGACGTCTATGGCACCGGCTACCACGCCGCCATCAAGGCGGGCGTCAACGCCCGGACCACTGTCACGGTCATCGGTGACGGCGCCGTCGGGCTGATGGCGGTGCTGTCCGCCAAGCAGCTGGGTGCCGAGCAGATCATCCTGATGGGCCGGCACAAGGCCCGCACCGACCTGGGCATCGAATACGGTGCCACCGACGTCGTTGCCGAGCGCGGTGAGGCCGGCATCGAGAAGGTGCGCGAGCTCAGCGGCGGCGACGGAACGCACACCGTCCTCGAGTGTGTGGGGCACCGGCCGGCGTACGACCAGGCCCTCGGCGTGATCCGCCCGGGCGGCGTTATCAGCCGGGTGGGGGTTCCCCAGTACGAGGACGCTCCGATCGGTTTCGGCTCCATGTTCGGCCCGAACATCACGCTCACCGGCGGCCCGGCCCCTGTGCGCGCCTACATCGAGACGCTGCTGCCCGGCGTCCTTGACGGCACCGTAAACCCCGGTAAGGTCTTCGACCGCACCATCAGCCTGAACGACGTGCCCGACGGCTACCGCGCCATGGATTCCCGCGAGGCCCTGAAAGTCCTCGTCCGCCCGTAA
- a CDS encoding immunity 26/phosphotriesterase HocA family protein, with the protein MSETNIRILKPSRKKPASGDIFALQLPDEQYVFGRVISVDLPADKAPMPGSYLIYIYDHVSSAKSPALDQLRPDFLLLPPIFINRIPWTKGYFETVGTQPLSDEDLLAQHCFRRWTGEYRDEQGHPIPAPVEPCGDWALSSYRWLDDHISDQLGFPRIPE; encoded by the coding sequence ATGAGCGAAACAAATATACGGATTCTCAAGCCCAGTCGTAAAAAGCCGGCTTCCGGTGACATCTTTGCCTTACAGCTGCCAGACGAGCAGTACGTGTTTGGCAGGGTTATTTCCGTGGATCTTCCTGCGGATAAGGCACCCATGCCCGGCTCATATCTCATCTACATTTACGATCACGTTTCATCTGCGAAAAGTCCCGCATTAGACCAACTAAGACCGGACTTTCTACTCCTCCCGCCCATATTCATAAACCGCATACCCTGGACCAAAGGCTACTTCGAAACCGTCGGCACCCAGCCCCTGTCGGACGAAGATCTATTGGCCCAGCACTGTTTCCGTCGATGGACCGGAGAGTATAGGGATGAACAGGGTCACCCTATTCCTGCACCAGTGGAGCCCTGCGGGGACTGGGCTCTTTCCAGCTATCGCTGGCTGGATGACCACATCAGTGACCAGTTGGGATTTCCGCGCATACCCGAATGA
- a CDS encoding phosphatase PAP2 family protein codes for MAEQAGKNSLWRTFHDKFVVEERFMEPAARKALYRTAVVLIGVGALLFIATLVGVLQSNTGPWGPDESIRDWLLSLRSETLTAVMIFLAVIFGPVALPIIVLVVTVVWGFVAKHAWRPIVLAAAMLTGVVTSQIILAIVQRSRPPVELMLFGADHTYSFPSGHVLGACDFLLVTTFLVFSRRKNPRSAVFGFVGAGIGVVLAALSRLYLGYHWLSDAMASVSLSLLILGAVIALDTWRTARIPGERITGELSKADAPGD; via the coding sequence GTGGCAGAGCAGGCAGGCAAGAACAGCCTTTGGCGGACCTTCCATGACAAGTTCGTGGTGGAGGAACGCTTTATGGAACCGGCCGCGCGGAAGGCTCTGTACCGGACGGCTGTGGTGCTCATTGGCGTGGGCGCCCTGCTGTTCATCGCCACCCTGGTGGGCGTTCTGCAGAGCAACACCGGCCCCTGGGGTCCCGACGAATCCATCCGCGACTGGCTGCTCTCGCTCCGGTCAGAGACCCTCACGGCCGTGATGATCTTCCTCGCGGTGATCTTTGGCCCTGTTGCCCTGCCAATCATCGTGCTGGTGGTGACGGTGGTCTGGGGGTTCGTGGCCAAGCACGCCTGGCGGCCCATTGTGCTCGCCGCCGCGATGCTCACCGGCGTCGTGACATCGCAGATCATCCTGGCGATCGTCCAGCGCTCGCGGCCGCCGGTGGAACTGATGCTGTTCGGCGCCGACCACACCTACTCATTTCCGTCCGGCCATGTGCTGGGTGCCTGTGACTTCCTGCTGGTGACCACCTTCCTGGTGTTCTCGCGGCGGAAAAATCCGAGGTCGGCCGTCTTCGGCTTCGTTGGTGCGGGCATCGGCGTTGTCCTGGCCGCGCTGAGCCGCCTGTACCTCGGCTACCACTGGCTCAGCGACGCCATGGCTTCAGTCTCCCTCTCGCTGCTGATCCTCGGTGCCGTCATCGCCCTCGATACGTGGCGGACCGCCCGGATCCCCGGTGAACGGATCACGGGCGAGCTCTCCAAAGCGGACGCGCCGGGGGATTAG
- a CDS encoding MmcQ/YjbR family DNA-binding protein: MATESDVRSMCLALPGVTERSSWDQPAWFAKTLMARMWEDGVLTVKTTEREALAGTAPTTYFWTPHHERSPQLVLVRLARIGTEELGELLEESYRLAGGRGS, encoded by the coding sequence ATGGCAACCGAGTCGGATGTCCGCAGCATGTGCCTCGCCCTGCCCGGTGTCACCGAACGCAGCAGCTGGGACCAGCCCGCCTGGTTCGCGAAGACGCTGATGGCGCGCATGTGGGAGGACGGCGTGCTGACGGTGAAGACCACAGAGCGGGAGGCCTTGGCCGGTACGGCGCCCACTACGTATTTCTGGACGCCGCACCACGAGCGTTCGCCGCAGCTGGTGCTGGTCCGGCTGGCGCGGATCGGCACCGAGGAACTCGGCGAACTGCTTGAGGAGTCCTACCGGCTGGCGGGCGGCCGCGGATCCTGA
- a CDS encoding MerR family transcriptional regulator produces the protein MDAVSGTPGQKPGPRAGQALYAISVAAKLAGTGQQNIRLYETKGLILPERTAGGTRQYSDADVALLLHIGELLDQGLNLAGIAKVLELEVANAELRRALGRARSRPDT, from the coding sequence GTGGACGCGGTCAGTGGAACACCAGGACAAAAACCGGGACCTCGGGCCGGGCAGGCACTGTATGCCATCTCCGTGGCGGCAAAGCTGGCAGGGACCGGGCAGCAGAACATCAGGCTCTACGAGACAAAAGGGCTGATCCTCCCGGAGCGAACGGCCGGGGGCACGCGTCAGTACAGTGATGCCGATGTCGCCCTGCTCCTGCACATCGGCGAACTCCTGGACCAGGGGCTCAATCTTGCCGGCATCGCCAAAGTTTTGGAGCTCGAGGTAGCCAATGCCGAACTGCGTCGCGCCCTCGGACGGGCCAGGTCACGCCCGGACACGTAA
- a CDS encoding Hsp20/alpha crystallin family protein, whose amino-acid sequence MLMRTDPFRELDRLTQQVFGTAARPAAMPMDAWQEDGEFVVAFDLPGVKIDSVDLNVERNVLTVRAERQDPTQPNVELVASERPRGVFSRQLILGDTLNADNIKASYDQGVLTLRIPVAEQAKPRRIEIETKQGSLHEIGK is encoded by the coding sequence ATGTTGATGCGTACGGACCCGTTCCGTGAGCTGGACCGGCTCACCCAGCAGGTCTTCGGAACCGCAGCCCGGCCGGCGGCCATGCCCATGGACGCCTGGCAGGAAGACGGCGAGTTCGTGGTGGCGTTCGACCTCCCGGGCGTCAAGATCGATTCAGTGGACCTCAATGTTGAACGCAACGTACTGACTGTCCGGGCGGAGCGCCAGGACCCCACACAGCCCAATGTGGAGCTGGTGGCCTCAGAGCGTCCGCGCGGTGTCTTCAGTCGCCAGCTCATCCTGGGCGACACGCTCAATGCGGACAACATCAAGGCCAGCTACGACCAGGGCGTCCTGACCCTGCGGATCCCAGTGGCGGAGCAGGCCAAGCCGCGCAGGATCGAGATCGAAACCAAGCAGGGTTCCTTGCACGAGATCGGTAAATAG